Genomic window (Pirellulales bacterium):
GATCGGCTAGCGGCGGAGTCCGCCCGAGCACGTGTTTCGCGGCGATTAACATACCTTGCAACGGTCATTGGAATCCATAGAATCTTGGATAGAACCGCAGGTTAGGAGATTCGGCCCGAAATGCTCGAGCCACATTCTTGACCAAGAACGTGGCCGGGCAAAACATCGGCGGTTGGCATTTGGTTCCCGGAGAGGTGGCTGAGTGGTCGAAAGCGCCGGTTTGCTAAATCGGTGACCGGGGTAACCTGGTCCGCAGGTTCGAATCCTGTCCTCTCCGCTCGCTGAATTTCCGCCTTTCGCAAGTCGCTGCATACGAAGTACTTGCGGAAGGCGATTTTCTTTGGCCCACTCAACTGGGCCAAATTTCCTCTTCCAGCACTCTCCACCGGACCCCTGCGCAGGCCGACGGTTCCACTGCGGGAACCGCCGATCCGGCAGATTATCGTGGTGACGAACTGGAAATGGCTCCGCATCGAATCGGCGCCTCCAAATTGGTCAAGTGGTGCGGTCCGACGCCACCGTCGCGCGGGCCGCTCCCACAAAATCGATCTTCTTCATTTGCCGCTGGGCTTCGTCATCATGCAGATGGTAGTAGTGCTTCACCATCTGGCTATCGCGATGGCCGAGCCAGCGCATCACGACCTGTTCCGGCACGCCGCGATTGGCGCAGACGGAACAGAAATAGTGTCGGAACGAATGCAACCGCCCATGCTCGAAGCCGATCTCGCCCTCCGGCGTTTTGAACTTTGATTCCAACGGCTTGAGCACTTCTTTGATCAAGGTTCGGCGGGCCACGTCCGGGCCTTCTCGTCTGGGTCGGTTGCCCGTTCCCAATCGCCCCTGAGCACGTAACCGTTGTGTTGGAGGACAATGCGGGCGGCAATCGAGTCCGGAATTCTTAGGATTACGCTTCGCGCCAAGTTGTGCAACTTGCGGCAACGCGACGGCTGATTGGACAGCAGAGATTCGAAAGCTGCACGTTCGTCGTCACGATGATCGGAGCGTCCCAATTCTCGGCGGCCAAGCGGCGACGGCCTTCCAATTCCTCGTTCTGTTCCCAGCGCGATTGGACATCGAGATTCGAATGATGCTCGACGACATTTTCATCGCCGAGGATTTCGCGGTAGATGGCGGCCGTCTGCTCGATGATGCTCGTATAGGGAATCGCGACGACAACGCGACGCAGGCCGTGCTTGATCGCGTGGTCGAGCGCGAAGGCCAAGCCGTGCTCCGGTTGGGTTTGCCGCAGGAATCCCAGCGGACGAAGGCAGGTCCAGCCGATGGAATCCGGCTTGAGCCGGTAAATTCCGATCGTATGCGGACGAGCTTTCGCCAACCATTCCCGCGTCATCCGTCCCGCCAATTCGTATTCGTCAACCAAACAATAAGGAACCGTCCATGAGCGATATTATCAGCAACCGCTACGAGTTCATGTTTCTGTTCGACTGTCAGAACGGCAATCCGAACGGCGATCCAGATTCCGGGAACGCCCCACGCGTGGACCCGCAGGACATGCGTGGCTTGGTCTCCGACGTTGCCATCAAGCGCCGTATCAGAAACTACGTTCAACTCGCCCGTGGCAACCAAATGACCTGGTCGATCTTCATCGAACACGCGTCGAACCTGAACGTGCCCATCGCGCGCGCCCACGAAACCGTGGGCGACAAGAAAGTGAAGGGAAAGAAGAGTGCGACGAAGAAAGATGTCGACGAAGCACGCCAGTGGATGTGCCAGCAGTTCTTCGACGTGCGGACGTTTGGTGCTGTAATGAGCACCGGCAAGAATGCCGGACAAGTTCGTGGGCCTGTTCAAATTGCCTTTTCTCGTTCCGTGGATCCAGTGCTGCCACTTGATCTTTCCATTACGCGTGTTGCTGTCGCCAAACCAGAAGGCAAAGTGGCCAAAACGATGTCCGCGGAGAAGCTGCAAGAATGGACCGACGAGCAGCCTGAAGATGAACTTCGGACGATGGGCCGCAAATCACTGATTCCGTATGGCCTATTCGTCGGTAGGGGCTTCATCAGTGCGCACCTTGCCCAGCAGACCGGTTTTTGCGAGGAGGATCTTGCGATCCTCCGGGAAGCCCTCAAGAACATGTTCGAGCATGACCGCTCCGCGTCGAAGGGCCTGATGACTGTCCACGCCCAGAATTCGTTCCTGTTCAAGCACGTCGGAACCGATCCGAATCCCGAGCAGCGCAGGCGTCAGGCGATGCTGGGATGCGCGCCAGCGCATACGCTTTTCGACGTTGTCGAATCGCAAATCAATAGGAAGGATAACGTGGAAGCAGCGAGGTCGATTGACGACTACGACCGACCTTCAATCGACAGCGTACAAGCTGAAATAGATAATCGCGCGATAAAAGGCGTCGAGGTACTGGCCCTCTGAGCGGCACCAGCCATGCTCTCTGAAGACAATCTACTGCCGATTTCCGCTTTGCAGCATTTGCTGTTTTGCGAGCGGCAGGGCGCGCTCATTCATATCGAGCAGCAGTGGGCCGATAATCGGCTGACCGTCGAAGGGCAGCATTTGCATCGCAAGGCCCATCAAGAATCGGGCAAGCGGGAACGCGATCTGCGAATCGCCCGCGGGCTTTTGCTCCGGTCGTTCGCATTGGGGCTCATCGGCAAGGCCGATGTTGTCGAGTTTCGGCCGCTCGACGACGAGGCCCGCAAGAAACTGGCCGAACGCGGACCCTGGGGCGATCGACTCAAAAGCGGCGATTGGTCGGTTACGCCCGTCGGGTACAAACGCGGAAAGCCCAAAAAAGACGATAGCGATCGCGTGCAGCTTTGCGCCCAGGCGATGTGCTTGGAAGAAATGCTCGGCCGGCAAATTTCCGCGGGCGCCCTGTTCTATGGAACGCCGCGGCGGCGCACCGATGTGCTCTTCGACCCAGCGCTCCGGCAGCGGACGGTCGATACGGCCGCGCGGCTGCACGAGCTGATCGCCTCTCGCCGCACGCCGCCGGCCCGTCGCGAACCGAAATGCGATCAATGTTCGCTCTTTTCGCTCTGCATGCCGCATGTCGCCGAGCGCGCCGCGGGCGTCGGGGCCCGCATCGAGCGAGCGTTTCAACAACACTTGATTTCCATCGGTCCGACAACCGACGCCGCAGCCGACGCAATTGCCACGCGACAATAGCGTGTTGAAAAAGGGGGACTGGCTCCGAGCGATCAAGCAAGATTTGAAAAGTTTTCCGCGTTGAGCCGAGGTGCCTGTCCCCCTTTTTCAAACAGCCGGCGATCGAATCTTCGTACCTGTAGCCTCAAGCCTCAAGCCTCAAGCCTTCTCCCATGAAGCAGCATCTCAATACGCTGTTCATCACCACCGACGGCGCTTACCTGGCGAAACGCGGTGAGACAGTCGCCGTGCGCGTGGAAAAGAAGACCAAGCTGCAAATTCCGCTGCACAATCTCGATAGCGTCGTTTGTTTTGGCCGCGTGGGCCTTAGTCCTGCGCTGATGGCCGCGTGCGCGGAGCGGAATGTGAGCGTCTCGCTGCTCGATCCGAACGGCCGCTTCCGTGCCGCGGTAGTCGGCTTTTCGCCCGGCAATGTTCTGCTGCGGCGAGTGCAAT
Coding sequences:
- a CDS encoding tyrosine-type recombinase/integrase — translated: MARRTLIKEVLKPLESKFKTPEGEIGFEHGRLHSFRHYFCSVCANRGVPEQVVMRWLGHRDSQMVKHYYHLHDDEAQRQMKKIDFVGAARATVASDRTT
- the cas4 gene encoding CRISPR-associated protein Cas4; its protein translation is MLSEDNLLPISALQHLLFCERQGALIHIEQQWADNRLTVEGQHLHRKAHQESGKRERDLRIARGLLLRSFALGLIGKADVVEFRPLDDEARKKLAERGPWGDRLKSGDWSVTPVGYKRGKPKKDDSDRVQLCAQAMCLEEMLGRQISAGALFYGTPRRRTDVLFDPALRQRTVDTAARLHELIASRRTPPARREPKCDQCSLFSLCMPHVAERAAGVGARIERAFQQHLISIGPTTDAAADAIATRQ
- the cas7c gene encoding type I-C CRISPR-associated protein Cas7/Csd2 — encoded protein: MSDIISNRYEFMFLFDCQNGNPNGDPDSGNAPRVDPQDMRGLVSDVAIKRRIRNYVQLARGNQMTWSIFIEHASNLNVPIARAHETVGDKKVKGKKSATKKDVDEARQWMCQQFFDVRTFGAVMSTGKNAGQVRGPVQIAFSRSVDPVLPLDLSITRVAVAKPEGKVAKTMSAEKLQEWTDEQPEDELRTMGRKSLIPYGLFVGRGFISAHLAQQTGFCEEDLAILREALKNMFEHDRSASKGLMTVHAQNSFLFKHVGTDPNPEQRRRQAMLGCAPAHTLFDVVESQINRKDNVEAARSIDDYDRPSIDSVQAEIDNRAIKGVEVLAL